Proteins encoded within one genomic window of Saccharomyces mikatae IFO 1815 strain IFO1815 genome assembly, chromosome: 15:
- the RPO31 gene encoding DNA-directed RNA polymerase III core subunit RPO31 (similar to Saccharomyces cerevisiae RPO31 (YOR116C); ancestral locus Anc_5.426): MKEVVVSETPKRIKGLEFSALSAADIVAQSEVEVSTRDLFDLEKDRAPKANGALDPKMGVSSSSLECATCHGNLASCHGHFGHLKLALPVFHIGYFKATIQILQGICKNCSAILLSETDKRHFLQELRRPGVDNLRRMGILKKILDQCKKQRRCLHCGALNGVVKKAAAGAGSAALKIIHDTFRWVGKKSAPEKDIWVGEWKEVLTHNPELERYVKRCMDDLNPLKTLNLFKQIKSADCELLGIDATVPSGRPETYIWRYLPAPPVCIRPSVMMQDSPASNEDDLTVKLTEIVWTSSLIKAGLDKGISINNMMEHWDYLQLTVAMYINSDSVNPAMLPGSSNGGGKVKPIRGFCQRLKGKQGRFRGNLSGKRVDFSGRTVISPDPNLSIDEVAVPDRVAKVLTYPEKVTRYNRHKLQELIVNGPNVHPGANYLLKRNEDARRNLRYGDRLKLAKNLQIGDVVERHLEDGDVVLFNRQPSLHRLSILSHYAKIRPWRTFRLNECVCTPYNADFDGDEMNLHVPQTEEARAEAINLMGVKNNLLTPKSGEPIIAATQDFITGSYLISHKDSFYDRATLTQLLSMMSDGIEQFDIPPPAIMKPYYLWTGKQVFSLLIKPNHNSPVVINLDAKNKVFVPPKSKSLPNEMSQNDGFVIIRGSKILSGVMDKSVLGDGKKHSVFYTILRDYGPQEAANAMNRMAKLCARFLGNRGFSIGINDVTPADDLKQKKEELVEIAYSKCDELITLFNKGELETQPGCNEEQTLEAKIGGLLSKVREEVGDVCINELDNWNAPLIMATCGSKGSTLNVSQMVAVVGQQIISGNRVPDGFQDRSLPHFPKNSKTPQSKGFVRNSFFSGLSPPEFLFHAISGREGLVDTAVKTAETGYMSRRLMKSLEDLSCQYDNTVRTSANGIVQFTYGGDGLDPLEMEGNAQPVNFNRSWDHAYNITFNNQDEGLLPYAIMQTTNEILRPLEERLVRYDNSGCLVKEENLNKAEYVDQYDAERDFYRSLKEYINLKATALANLRKSRGMLELLEPPTKESEKVDPDKLVPDNVKTSVSQLYRISEKSVRKFLEIALYKYRKARLEPGTAIGAIGAQSIGEPGTQMTLKTFHFAGVASMNVTLGVPRIKEIINASKVISTPIINAVLVNDNDERAARVVKGRVEKTLLSDVAYYVQDVYKDNLSFIQVRIDLGTIDKLQLELTIEDIAVAITRAAKLKIQASDVNIIGKDRIAINVFPEGYKARSISTSAKEPSENDVFYRMQQLRRALPDVVVKGLPDISRAVINIRDDGKRELLVEGYGLRDVMCTDGVIGSRTTTNHVLEVFSVLGIEAARYSIIREINYTMSNHGMSVDPRHIQLLGDVMTYKGEVLGITRFGLSKMRDSVLQLASFEKTTDHLFDAAFYMKKDAVEGVSECIILGQTMSIGTGSFKVVKGTNISERDLVPKPCLFESLSNEAALKAN; encoded by the coding sequence ATGAAGGAAGTTGTCGTCAGTGAAACCCCAAAGAGGATCAAAGGCCTGGAATTTAGCGCTCTAAGCGCTGCTGATATCGTTGCCCAATCAGAAGTGGAAGTGTCGACTAGAGACCTTTTCGATCTAGAGAAAGATCGTGCTCCAAAGGCAAATGGTGCTTTAGACCCTAAGATGGGTGTCTCGTCTTCCAGCCTTGAATGTGCGACCTGTCACGGCAACCTGGCATCGTGCCATGGCCATTTTGGTCACCTGAAATTGGCTCTACCCGTTTTTCATATTGGGTATTTTAAGGCTACTATCCAAATATTACAAGGTATCTGTAAAAACTGTTCTGCAATATTGTTATCAGAAACAGATAAAAGACATTTTTTGCAAGAATTACGTCGTCCAGGAGTGGACAATTTAAGGCGTATGggtattttgaagaaaattttggatCAATgtaagaaacaaagaagatgTCTACATTGTGGTGCTCTAAATGGTGTAGTGAAAAAAGCTGCTGCTGGTGCCGGTTCTGCTGCGTTGAAAATTATTCACGATACGTTCCGTTGGGTAGGTAAAAAATCGGCTCCTGAAAAGGATATTTGGGTAGGTGAATGGAAGGAAGTCCTCACACATAATCCAGAACTAGAGCGTTATGTGAAACGTTGTATGGATGATTTGAATCcattgaaaactttaaatcttttcaagCAAATTAAGTCAGCAGATTGTGAATTACTTGGTATAGATGCCACAGTTCCTTCTGGTAGGCCAGAAACTTACATCTGGAGATATTTACCCGCACCTCCAGTTTGTATAAGGCCTTCTGTTATGATGCAAGACTCACCAGCATCTAACGAAGATGATTTGACGGTAAAGCTAACAGAAATAGTTTGGACTTCATCTTTGATCAAAGCCGGCCTTGACAAGGGAATTTCGATCAATAACATGATGGAACATTGGGATTATTTGCAACTAACTGTTGCAATGTACATCAATTCTGATTCGGTTAATCCTGCCATGTTACCAGGTTCATCCAATGGCGGTGGAAAAGTAAAACCCATCAGAGGGTTCTGTCAAAGACTGAAAGGTAAACAGGGTAGGTTTAGAGGTAATTTGTCCGGTAAACGTGTTGATTTTTCAGGTAGGACAGTTATTTCTCCGGATCCAAACTTGTCTATTGACGAGGTTGCTGTCCCAGATCGTGTTGCAAAAGTTTTAACATACCCTGAGAAGGTCACCAGATATAATAGACATAAATTACAAGAGTTAATCGTAAATGGGCCTAATGTTCATCCTGGCGCcaattatttattaaaaagaaatgaagatgcaagaagaaatctAAGGTATGGTGATCGTTTGAAGCTGGCtaaaaatttacaaattGGTGATGTTGTCGAAAGACATTTAGAAGACGGTGACGTGGTCCTATTTAACCGTCAACCATCCTTACATAGACTATCAATTTTGTCACATTATGCTAAAATTCGTCCATGGAGGACATTTAGATTAAACGAGTGTGTTTGCACACCTTATAACGCAGACTTCGATGGTGACGAGATGAACCTACATGTTCCACAAACTGAAGAGGCCCGTGCAGAAGCCATCAACTTGATGGGTGTGAAAAATAACCTATTAACCCCTAAATCAGGTGAACCTATTATTGCAGCTACGCAAGATTTTATTACTGGTTCATACTTGATATCACACAAAGATTCCTTTTACGACCGTGCTACATTGACCCAATTATTGTCCATGATGTCTGATGGAATCGAACAATTTGACATACCACCCCCTGCTATCATGAAACCATACTACTTATGGACCGGAAAACaagttttttcacttttaaTAAAACCAAATCACAATTCCCCAGTTGTAATAAACCTAGAcgcaaaaaataaagtctTTGTCCCTCCGAAGTCAAAATCCTTGCCAAATGAAATGTCACAGAATGATGGGTTCGTAATTATTAGAGGCTCTAAAATTCTCAGTGGAGTGATGGATAAATCTGTTTTGGGTGATGGTAAAAAGCATTCCGTTTTTTATACGATATTGAGAGATTACGGTCCACAAGAAGCCGCCAACGCTATGAATAGAATGGCTAAATTATGCGCTAGATTCTTAGGTAACAGAGGTTTTTCTATCGGTATCAATGATGTTACGCCTGCTGATGATTTgaagcaaaagaaagaagagctAGTTGAGATTGCTTATAGTAAGTGTGATGAGTTAATTACATTATTTAATAAAGGTGAACTAGAAACACAACCTGGTTGCAACGAAGAACAAACTCTGGAGGCTAAGATAGGTGGGCTTTTGTCCAAAGTTAGAGAAGAAGTCGGTGATGTTTGTATTAATGAATTAGATAATTGGAATGCACCACTAATTATGGCTACTTGTGGTTCTAAAGGTTCCACATTAAATGTTTCTCAAATGGTGGCTGTCGTTGGCCAACAAATTATTTCTGGTAATCGTGTTCCTGATGGTTTCCAAGATCGTTCTTTACCACATTTCCCcaagaattcaaaaacacCTCAATCCAAAGGTTTCGTTAGAAACTCTTTCTTCTCAGGCTTATCTCCTCCGGAATTTTTGTTTCATGCTATTTCCGGTCGTGAAGGTCTAGTCGATACGGCTGTCAAAACTGCAGAGACTGGCTATATGTCTCGTAGATTAATGAAGTCTTTGGAAGATTTGTCTTGTCAATACGACAACACAGTCAGAACTTCTGCCAATGGTATTGTTCAGTTCACATATGGTGGCGATGGTTTAGACCCACTTGAAATGGAAGGTAATGCACAACCAGTCAATTTCAACAGAAGTTGGGACCACGCATACAATATTACTTTCAATAACCAAGACGAGGGATTACTACCCTACGCGATCATGCAAACCACAAATGAGATATTGAGACCATTGGAAGAAAGATTGGTTCGGTACGATAATAGTGGATGTTTAGTCAAGGAGGAAAACTTGAACAAGGCCGAATATGTAGATCAATATGACGCCGAGAGGGATTTCTACCGGTCACTAAAGGAGTATATTAATTTGAAAGCTACTGCTTTAGCTAATTTAAGAAAATCCAGAGGAATGCTAGAGCTTCTTGAACCTCCAACAAAAGAATCAGAGAAGGTAGATCCTGACAAACTTGTTCCCGATAATGTTAAAACTTCAGTAAGCCAACTTTATAGAATCAGTGAAAAATCTGTGAGAAAGTTTTTAGAAATTGCCCTTTATAAATATCGTAAGGCAAGACTTGAGCCAGGTACTGCCATTGGTGCCATTGGCGCTCAATCTATTGGTGAACCAGGTACACAAATGACGTTGAAGACTTTCCATTTCGCTGGTGTCGCCTCCATGAACGTCACATTAGGTGTACCTCGTATCAAGGAAATTATCAATGCTTCTAAGGTTATTTCTACACCTATAATCAACGCCGTACTGGtaaatgataatgatgaaaggGCTGCCAGAGTTGTTAAAGGTCGAGTCGAAAAGACATTGCTATCGGACGTAGCATACTATGTCCAAGATGTTTACAAGGACAACTTGTCCTTCATTCAAGTACGAATTGATTTAGGTACCATTGATAAACTACAATTGGAGCTGACCATAGAAGATATCGCAGTTGCAATAACCAGAGCCGctaaattaaaaatacAAGCGTCCGATGTCAATATTATCGGTAAAGATCGTATTGCAATCAATGTATTCCCAGAAGGTTACAAAGCAAGATCAATATCCACATCGGCAAAAGAACCAAGTGAGAATGACGTTTTCTACAGAATGCAGCAATTACGTCGTGCGCTTCCTGATGTTGTCGTTAAAGGTTTACCTGATATATCTCGTGCGGTGATTAATATTCGGGATGACGGTAAGAGAGAGTTATTGGTTGAAGGTTACGGTCTGCGAGATGTTATGTGTACAGACGGTGTTATTGGATCTAGAACTACGACTAACCATGTTTTGGAAGTTTTCTCCGTTCTAGGTATTGAAGCTGCAAGATATAGTATCATTAGAGAAATTAACTATACCATGAGTAATCACGGTATGAGTGTCGATCCACGTCATATTCAACTATTAGGTGATGTTATGACATATAAAGGTGAAGTGTTGGGTATTACAAGATTTGGTTTAAGTAAAATGAGAGACTCTGTCTTGCAACTAGCTTCCTTCGAAAAGACGACGGACCACTTATTCGATGCAGCCTTTTATATGAAAAAGGATGCCGTTGAAGGTGTTTCTGAATGTATTATTTTGGGACAAACTATGTCGATTGGTACCGGTTCTTTCAAAGTCGTTAAAGGTACTAATATATCTGAAAGGGATTTAGTACCAAAGCCATGTCTGTTTGAAAGTCTTTCAAATGAGGCGGCGTTGAAAGCGAACTGA
- the CIM1 gene encoding mitochondrial HMG-box protein CIM1 (similar to Saccharomyces cerevisiae YOR114W; ancestral locus Anc_2.161): MKVTLLLKAQLSPVSYTTKKSFQRQLNRSPFTAFQYFFQLEVQKLHNVSKYEDIINYARGNTNFKRFKRNEWDSMSLTKKRLYYASFCQSMNIDIWKVSKVELAKRLEIPIPVMSEYLLFRNKFKVKFDSRWSSLESKAYKNVSRPPTRKTVVTEVCSKNRTITSVNKIKPRKRLVAMKRIPRSENFAKNHSHEAQENLYDYMKRFQQMCKECRYAWNEKVDCDQKLEIREKLQLWRSKFEKMMDNEIQILQKNMDIMSKFNPRSEAYFTANHDSSTSQNNILPMAYLPKKK, from the coding sequence ATGAAGGTCACTCTATTATTGAAGGCTCAGCTCTCTCCTGTTAGCTACACAACTAAGAAGTCTTTCCAAAGACAGCTTAATCGCTCACCATTTACagcttttcaatatttctttcaacttGAAGTTCAAAAACTGCATAACGTCTCTAAATATGAGGATATCATAAACTACGCAAGAGGGAATACCAACTTCAAGAGgttcaaaagaaatgagTGGGACAGCATGTCGCTAACCAAAAAGAGGCTGTACTATGCTTCCTTCTGTCAATCAATGAATATTGATATTTGGAAGGTCAGTAAGGTTGAACTTGCCAAAAGACTAGAAATTCCAATACCAGTAATGAGTGAGTATTTACTTTTTAGAAATAAGTTCAAGGTGAAATTTGATTCACGTTGGAGCTCTCTGGAAAGTAAAGCATATAAAAATGTTTCAAGACCACCTACTAGGAAGACTGTGGTTACTGAAGTTTGTTCAAAAAACCGCACCATCACATCTgtcaacaaaatcaaaccTCGGAAACGATTAGTGGCGATGAAGAGGATTCCTCGTTCGGagaattttgcaaaaaatcATTCTCATGAGGCTCAAGAGAATCTTTATGATTATATGAAAAGGTTCCAACAAATGTGCAAAGAATGTCGGTATGCttggaatgaaaaagttgacTGTGATCAAAAACTGGAAATTAGAGAAAAATTACAACTATGGAGGTCAAAGTTTGAGAAGATGATGGATAACGAGATACAAATTTTGCAGAAGAATATGGATATTATGTCAAAATTTAATCCCAGAAGTGAGGCTTACTTTACAGCAAATCACGATTCTAGTACATCGCAAAATAACATTCTTCCTATGGCATAtctgccaaaaaaaaaatga
- the RPT5 gene encoding proteasome regulatory particle base subunit RPT5 (similar to Saccharomyces cerevisiae RPT5 (YOR117W); ancestral locus Anc_5.428) has product MATLEELDAQTLPGDDELDQEILSLSTQELQTRAKLLDNEIRIFRSELQRLSHENNVMLEKIKDNKEKIKNNRQLPYLVANVVEVMDMNEIEDKENSESTTQGGNVNLDNTAVGKAAVVKTSSRQTVFLPMVGLVDPDKLKPNDLVGVNKDSYLILDTLPSEFDSRVKAMEVDEKPTETYSDVGGLDKQIEELVEAIVLPMKRADKFKDMGIRAPKGALMYGPPGTGKTLLARACAAQTNATFLKLAAPQLVQMYIGEGAKLVRDAFALAKEKAPTIIFIDELDAIGTKRFDSEKSGDREVQRTMLELLNQLDGFSSDDRVKVLAATNRVDVLDPALLRSGRLDRKIEFPLPSEDSRAQILQIHSRKMTTDDDINWQELARSTDEFNGAQLKAVTVEAGMIALRNGQSSVKHEDFVEGISEVQARKSKSVSFYA; this is encoded by the coding sequence ATGGCGACTTTAGAAGAATTGGACGCTCAGACTTTACCAGGAGACGATGAATTGGATCAAGAGATTTTAAGTCTTTCGACGCAGGAGCTTCAAACAAGAGCCAAGCTTTTGGACAATGAAATTCGTATTTTTAGATCAGAATTGCAGAGATTGTCTCATGAAAACAATGTAATGCTCGAGAAGATTAAGGataataaggaaaaaatcaagaataaTAGACAGTTGCCATACCTAGTAGCAAACGTCGTCGAGGTCATGGATATGAATGAAATCGAAGACAAGGAAAATAGTGAATCTACTACACAGGGTGGTAATGTCAATTTAGATAATACGGCTGTTGGAAAAGCTGCCGTGGTCAAGACTTCTTCTAGACAGACCGTGTTCTTGCCCATGGTTGGTCTAGTGGACCCTGATAAACTTAAGCCAAATGATTTAGTAGGTGTGAACAAGGATTCGTATTTGATATTGGATACTTTACCTTCTGAATTCGATTCTCGTGTAAAAGCCATGGAGGTGGATGAAAAACCAACAGAAACGTATTCTGATGTGGGTGGGTTGGATAAACAGATTGAAGAACTGGTGGAGGCCATTGTATTACCTATGAAACGTGCAGATAAATTTAAAGACATGGGTATTAGAGCACCAAAAGGTGCCCTAATGTATGGACCTCCAGGTACTGGTAAGACTTTATTAGCGCGTGCGTGTGCGGCTCAAACCAATGCTACTTTTTTGAAGCTAGCAGCACCTCAATTAGTGCAAATGTATATCGGTGAAGGCGCCAAACTGGTCCGTGATGCATTCGCGCTGGCTAAGGAAAAAGCACCaactattatttttattgatgaattggACGCTATTGGTACTAAAAGATTTGATTCAGAAAAATCCGGTGATAGAGAAGTGCAAAGAACCATGTTGGAATTATTGAACCAATTGGACGGTTTCAGTTCTGATGATCGTGTCAAAGTCTTGGCAGCTACTAATAGAGTCGATGTTCTGGATCCTGCTCTGTTGAGGTCAGGTAGATTGgatagaaaaattgaatttcCACTACCATCAGAAGATTCTAGAGCCCAAATTTTACAAATCCATTCAAGGAAAATGACCACTGACGATGATATTAATTGGCAAGAGCTCGCTAGGTCTACTGATGAGTTCAATGGTGCACAGTTAAAGGCGGTAACTGTAGAGGCTGGTATGATTGCCTTGAGAAACGGTCAATCTTCTGTCAAACATGAAGACTTTGTTGAAGGCATAAGCGAGGTTCAagcaagaaaatcaaaatcgGTATCCTTTTATGCATAA
- the TRS33 gene encoding Trs33p (similar to Saccharomyces cerevisiae TRS33 (YOR115C); ancestral locus Anc_2.160) yields the protein MSSTHSNNVGQPLSSSQGPPTEQQRVQQQYQIFENSLPKVSQSIYQMLLNEMVPLAMEIERHLSGDVISSDSNVTSENGNISSMIKRLKIEENHTVDLKRSHNLIYELYKAEEEEKERVLARLRNTGFQIGSKLSELLIFSNNPNLKFKEMDLLLIMKFICRDVWKQIFGKQIDNLKTNHRGTFYLLDYDYRPIQSFSLDEGAKSEELKMIEPFLEIPVGIIRGVLSSLGYSSEEVICLASFIDRPTEKPKTTFPKGVSFHVQVTVPQ from the coding sequence ATGTCATCCACGCATAGTAATAATGTAGGACAACCTCTATCTTCCTCACAGGGTCCCCCAACGGAACAGCAAAGAGTTCAACAACAGTATCAAATTTTCGAGAACTCATTACCCAAAGTAAGTCAGTCAATTTATCAGATGCTGTTGAACGAGATGGTTCCTTTGGCTATGGAGATTGAGAGACATTTATCGGGCGATGTTATAAGTTCTGATAGCAATGTAACTTCCGAAAATGGTAACATCAGTAGCATGATAAAGAGACTGAAGATAGAAGAGAATCACACGGTAGACCTCAAACGTTCACATAACTTGATATATGAGCTATATAaggcagaagaagaggaaaaagaaagggtCTTAGCAAGGCTGAGGAACACTGGATTTCAAATTGGATCGAAACTGTCTgaattattgatattttccaaCAATCCCAAtttaaaattcaaagaaatggatCTTTTATTGATAATGAAGTTCATTTGCAGGGATGTGTGGAAACAAATATTTGGTAAGCAGATCGATAATCTGAAAACAAATCATAGGGGAACTTTCTATCTGCTTGATTACGACTATCGACCTATTCAATCGTTTTCTTTAGATGAAGGTGCAAAGAGCGAGGAATTAAAGATGATAGAGCCCTTTTTAGAGATACCTGTGGGTATTATCAGAGGCGTCTTGTCTTCATTAGGTTATTCTTCTGAAGAGGTTATCTGCTTAGCGTCTTTCATTGATAGGCCTACAGAGAAACCTAAAACAACTTTCCCCAAGGGAGTTAGTTTCCACGTTCAAGTAACAGTGCCGCAATAA
- the RTC5 gene encoding Rtc5p (similar to Saccharomyces cerevisiae RTC5 (YOR118W); ancestral locus Anc_5.431), whose translation MGQSSSISSNNEEGSSHSRKFANDRDVLTYFNTKAQRQITVPELVSLKGNLQIENLNTPISHKRLCNFLYFPQNHTIIVGIVTNMLRVLSNFPLVNSSYEPITGYGLLKCIVLLNKSRCEKFLKIKSYDQLKLLFISLSLQKTDKEELSEDNENNGVKEKNIKQIITGFDDVDTEVLYLPADFMLQFLTWLLILSVECPTTNSTINNETNVQWDKFKIPAMNLLRTMNPDVVNNIESHFITYQQFSTAIRTVMPNLLKPLENLMEHFLYLQHDLVDYDTNLSSIQDSKIMTPALLAQLSTGLPKELFIQKLQSLYIGRKSGFSMRSLQAKVFKWMAPSILVVSGVRITNSEEYAANKNPRYRHFLEEFPILKDSDQKMDASLMNKKKTTFAVYIDDPWKVTNKDYFGDLNTRIIQISPRQDIYKVNKKGTVYFNTIGGGIGIGNKQPLIKSASKRYVPGNVSLTFDSTLEFAVFRNTGYGGSLDPGLLSMERKEENSSFELHILIQDVEVWGCGGEKELEEQIKQLAWEEAESKRRQQINLRSLGEDRALLEMAGLVGQHQGGGSM comes from the coding sequence ATGGGGCAATCCTCCTCTATAAGTTCCAACAATGAAGAAGGCTCTTCccattcaagaaaattcgCAAATGACAGGGATGTATTAACATATTTCAATACTAAAGCACAACGACAGATCACTGTGCCAGAATTGGTCAGCCTTAAAGGAAATTTGCAAATCGAAAACCTGAATACTCCAATATCTCATAAACGCTTATGtaactttctttattttccacAAAACCATACTATAATTGTAGGGATAGTAACTAACATGCTAAGAGTTTTGAGCAATTTCCCACTAGTGAACTCATCTTATGAACCAATTACAGGATATGGACTATTAAAATGTATTGTATTGTTGAATAAATCAAGATGTGAGAAATTCTTAAAAATCAAATCATATGATCAATTAAAACTACtgtttatttctttatcGCTTCAAAAGactgataaagaagaattgtccgaagataatgaaaacaatggaGTCAAGgagaagaatataaaacaaattATAACCGGGTTTGATGATGTCGATACTGAAGTACTATATCTTCCAGCTGATTTTATGCTTCAATTTTTAACATGGCTTTTGATACTGAGTGTTGAATGCCCCACCACCAACTCTACcataaataatgaaacaaaTGTTCAGTGGgacaaattcaaaatccCTGCGATGAATCTTCTTAGAACAATGAACCCAGACGTGGTAAACAATATAGAATCTCATTTTATAACATATCAACAATTTTCAACTGCAATAAGGACTGTAATGCCCAATCTTTTAAAGCCACTAGAAAACTTAATGGAACACTTTCTTTATTTGCAGCATGATTTGGTTGATTATGATACTAATTTGTCAAGTATTCAAGACTCCAAAATAATGACTCCAGCGTTATTGGCCCAACTATCTACGGGACTTCCTAAAGAACTATTCATTCAGAAGCTACAAAGTTTATACATTGGAAGGAAAAGTGGTTTCTCAATGAGGTCTTTGCAAGCTAAGGTATTCAAATGGATGGCTCCTTCAATTTTAGTCGTTAGTGGAGTGAGGATAACAAATTCTGAGGAATACGCAGCTAATAAAAATCCAAGGTATCgccattttcttgaagaatttcCAATATTAAAAGACTCAGATCAAAAAATGGATGCGTCTCTtatgaataaaaagaaaactactTTTGCTGTATACATAGACGATCCATGGAAAGTAACAAACAAAGACTATTTTGGTGATTTAAATACGAGAATAATACAAATATCACCAAGGCAGGATATCTATAAAGTCAACAAAAAAGGTACAGTTTATTTCAATACAATCGGCGGCGGAATTGGAATCGGAAATAAACAGCCACTAATTAAATCGGCATCTAAGAGGTACGTACCAGGAAACGTATCGTTGACTTTCGACAGCACCCTAGAATTCGCTGTGTTTAGGAATACTGGTTATGGGGGATCATTAGACCCTGGACTGTTATCAATGGAAAGAAAGGAGGAAAACTCCTCTTTTGAACTGCATATTTTGATTCAAGATGTAGAGGTATGGGGTTGTGGTGGTGAGAAGGAATTAGAAGAGCAGATCAAACAACTAGCATGGGAAGAAGCGGAGTCTAAAAGAAGACAACAGATTAACTTAAGAAGCTTGGGAGAAGACCGTGCCCTACTAGAAATGGCAGGTTTAGTTGGCCAACATCAAGGTGGTGGTTCAATGTGA